A genomic region of Cydia splendana chromosome 17, ilCydSple1.2, whole genome shotgun sequence contains the following coding sequences:
- the LOC134798852 gene encoding uncharacterized protein LOC134798852 isoform X1 — translation MQYYSPYNGCPNNEANFPYIPISAPPVFPRLQIVGEGDVTSVTLPDGTLQLYFIPVSRTTCFNQWGAVPALPAWFIRTIPNLFAAPQPFASNYPDTTQVNNIFLKNNAVNEEISKPQLQFHSDQTTSSTDLHCFCQPPHIFWYPRQSVETQADPVGSCDACCRTCTCLPSNPETLQSRCSEMSIDGKDEDKSTCSCHKKVNKVRFSSDSIKCDKHCKCKCNVTRYTSDKSN, via the exons ATGCAATACTATTCACCGTATAACGGATGTCCGAATAACGAGGCTAACTTTCCTTACATACCAA TTTCAGCGCCACCAGTGTTCCCACGCTTGCAAATAGTAGGCGAGGGGGACGTGACCTCGGTGACGCTGCCCGACGGGACTCTCCAACTGTACTTCATACCCGTCTCGCGGACTACCTGCTTCAACCAGTGGGGCGCCGTTCCAGCACTTCCAGCTTGGTTCATACGTACTATTCCTAACCT TTTTGCAGCGCCCCAGCCGTTCGCGTCGAATTACCCAGACACTACACAAGTCAACAACATCTTCCTAAAGAATAATGCAGTAAACGAAGAAATATCTAAACCCCAGCTCCAA TTCCACAGTGACCAAACGACGTCATCAACCGACTTGCACTGCTTCTGCCAACCGCCACACATCTTCTGGTACCCGCGGCAATCTGTCGAAACCCAAGCAGATCCCGTCGGCTCCTGCGACGCATGCTGTAGAACGTGCACCTGCTTGCCAAGCAATCCTGAAACTCTGCAGTCCCGCTGCAGCGAAATGTCCATAGACGGCAAAGATGAAGACAAATCCACATGCTCGTGCCATAAAAAAGTTAATAAAGTTCGGTTCAGCTCGGACAGTATAAAATGTGATAAGCATTGTAAATGTAAGTGCAATGTGACGCGCTATACATCTGATAAGTCGAATTAA
- the LOC134798852 gene encoding uncharacterized protein LOC134798852 isoform X2 — MQYYSPYNGCPNNEANFPYIPTPPVFPRLQIVGEGDVTSVTLPDGTLQLYFIPVSRTTCFNQWGAVPALPAWFIRTIPNLFAAPQPFASNYPDTTQVNNIFLKNNAVNEEISKPQLQFHSDQTTSSTDLHCFCQPPHIFWYPRQSVETQADPVGSCDACCRTCTCLPSNPETLQSRCSEMSIDGKDEDKSTCSCHKKVNKVRFSSDSIKCDKHCKCKCNVTRYTSDKSN, encoded by the exons ATGCAATACTATTCACCGTATAACGGATGTCCGAATAACGAGGCTAACTTTCCTTACATACCAA CGCCACCAGTGTTCCCACGCTTGCAAATAGTAGGCGAGGGGGACGTGACCTCGGTGACGCTGCCCGACGGGACTCTCCAACTGTACTTCATACCCGTCTCGCGGACTACCTGCTTCAACCAGTGGGGCGCCGTTCCAGCACTTCCAGCTTGGTTCATACGTACTATTCCTAACCT TTTTGCAGCGCCCCAGCCGTTCGCGTCGAATTACCCAGACACTACACAAGTCAACAACATCTTCCTAAAGAATAATGCAGTAAACGAAGAAATATCTAAACCCCAGCTCCAA TTCCACAGTGACCAAACGACGTCATCAACCGACTTGCACTGCTTCTGCCAACCGCCACACATCTTCTGGTACCCGCGGCAATCTGTCGAAACCCAAGCAGATCCCGTCGGCTCCTGCGACGCATGCTGTAGAACGTGCACCTGCTTGCCAAGCAATCCTGAAACTCTGCAGTCCCGCTGCAGCGAAATGTCCATAGACGGCAAAGATGAAGACAAATCCACATGCTCGTGCCATAAAAAAGTTAATAAAGTTCGGTTCAGCTCGGACAGTATAAAATGTGATAAGCATTGTAAATGTAAGTGCAATGTGACGCGCTATACATCTGATAAGTCGAATTAA